From a single Nicotiana tomentosiformis chromosome 2, ASM39032v3, whole genome shotgun sequence genomic region:
- the LOC104107005 gene encoding pentatricopeptide repeat-containing protein At5g65560-like: protein MAICALHPLLMSAEQSPKSASVSEQQNRRCVTLQNQLHESQNLNISLRRDFPKTMIQWTALPTPFPFRTSGQSISLLFSFVKSFPFSITSSFPEESQEPFSSIDQQLLNLLSNPNWQKHPSLKILIPSLSPSLLSSFLSQNHSNLNPHITLSFFNYLSRIPSFKPNVHSYAPLLRILISNKLFQVAEKTRLSMIKSCETCEDAVFAMGFLRNMNKCDEFKLNLWAYNTLLMSLSRFVMIEEMKCLYDDMLNDMIKPDIYTFNTMINAYCKLGNVVEAELYLSKILQAGLSPDTHTYTSFILGHCRRKDVDSGFKVFREMPKKGCRRNVVSYNNLIHGLCEARRMDEAMRLFSGMGDDDGCCPNVRTYTILIDALCRLDRRAEALSLFGKMKEKGCEPNVHTYTVLIDGLCKDSKLDEARALLDAMSEKGLVPSVVTYNALIDGYCKKGLVDVALAIFDTMESNNCIPNVRTYNELISGFCRTKKVHKAMALLDRMLERKLSPSNVTFNLLVHGQCKEGEIDSAFRLLRLMEENGLAPDDWTYGTLVDGLCERGRVEEANTIFSSLKEKGIKVNVAMYTALIDGHCRAEKVDFALTLCKKMIEEGCSPNACTYNVLINGLCKQGKQLEAAQLLKRMPESGVKPTIESYSILIEQLLKECAFDHAYKVFNLMVSMGHKPDVCIYTSFLVAYYNEGKLKEAEDVMAKMAEAGVRPDLMAYTVLIDGYGRAGLLNRAFDVLKCMFDAGYEPSHYTYSVLIKHLAQGGLDLKTEASSINIADVWKVVKYETLLKLFDKMGEHECPPNTNTFSSLAIGLCREGRLEEASRLLDHMQSRGMSSSEDIYTSMVKCCCKLRMYEDAARFLDTMLTQGFLPRLESYKLLICGLYDDGNNDKAKATFFRLLESGYNNDEVAWKLLIDGLLKRGLVDRCSELLDMMEKNGSRLSSQTYTLLLEGFDRAGNK, encoded by the coding sequence ATGGCTATTTGTGCACTTCACCCCCTTCTAATGTCAGCTGAACAATCGCCGAAGTCCGCCTCTGTCAGCGAACAACAAAATCGCCGCTGTGTAACACTCCAAAACCAGCTCCATGAATCTCAAAACTTGAATATCTCTCTTCGTCGTGATTTTCCAAAGACGATGATACAATGGACGGCATTGCCTACTCCATTCCCATTCCGTACATCAGGTCAGTcaatttctcttttattttccttTGTCAAATCTTTCCCATTTTCCATCACTTCTTCATTCCCAGAAGAATCTCAAGAACCCTTTTCCTCCATTGACCAACAACTCCTCAaccttctttcaaatccaaattggCAAAAACACCCTTCCCTCAAGATTCTTATTCCTTCTCTATCCCcttctcttctttcttctttcctcTCTCAAAACCACTCAAATCTCAATCCCCATATTACCCTCTCCTTCTTCAATTATCTCTCCCGTATCCCTTCTTTCAAACCCAATGTTCATTCCTATGCACCCCTTTTACGTATTTTGATTTCCAATAAGCTATTTCAGGTCGCTGAAAAAACCCGCCTTTCCATGATTAAATCCTGCGAAACGTGTGAAGATGCCGTTTTTGCAATGGGTTTTCTGCGAAATATGAATAAATGTGATGAGTTTAAGCTTAATTTGTGGGCTTATAACACGTTGTTAATGTCATTATCGCGGTTCGTTATGATTGAGGAAATGAAATGTCTGTATGATGATATGTTGAATGATATGATTAAGCCTGATATTTATACTTTTAATACAATGATTAATGCTTATTGTAAATTGGGTAATGTTGTTGAGGCTGAGCTTTATTTGAGTAAGATCTTGCAAGCTGGTTTGAGTCCTGATACGCACACCTACACGTCGTTTATATTGGGGCATTGTAGGAGAAAGGATGTAGATAGTGGTTTTAAGGTTTTTAGGGAAATGCCGAAAAAGGGTTGCCGAAGAAATGTGGTTTCGTACAATAATTTGATTCACGGGTTGTGTGAAGCGAGGAGGATGGATGAGGCGATGAGGTTGTTTTCAGGAATGGGAGATGATGATGGTTGTTGTCCTAATGTTCGGACCTATACGATTCTCATTGATGCATTGTGTCGATTAGATAGGAGGGCAGAAGCATTGAGTTTGTTCGGCAAGATGAAGGAGAAAGGCTGTGAGCCGAATGTTCATACTTACACTGTTCTGATCGATGGCTTGTGTAAAGACTCCAAGCTTGACGAAGCAAGAGCGTTACTAGATGCGATGTCAGAAAAGGGGCTAGTTCCGAGTGTGGTGACATACAATGCTTTGATTGATGGTTACTGTAAGAAAGGTTTGGTTGATGTTGCATTAGCTATTTTTGACACGATGGAATCGAATAATTGTATCCCTAATGTACGTACATACAATGAATTGATTTCTGGCTTTTGTAGGACAAAGAAGGTGCATAAAGCAATGGCACTACTTGATAGGATGCTTGAGCGCAAACTGTCTCCTAGTAATGTCACTTTTAACTTGTTAGTTCATGGACAGTGTAAAGAGGGCGAAATAGATAGTGCATTTAGGTTGCTTAGATTGATGGAGGAGAATGGTTTGGCTCCTGATGATTGGACTTATGGTACTCTAGTTGATGGCTTGTGTGAAAGAGGCAGAGTTGAAGAAGCTAACACCATTTTTAGTTCTCTAAAAGAGAAAGGTATAAAGGTTAATGTTGCAATGTACACTGCTCTAATTGATGGACATTGCCGAGCTGAAAAAGTTGATTTTGCCTTGACATTGTGCAAGAAAATGATTGAGGAAGGTTGCTCCCCAAATGCATGTACTTATAATGTGCTGATTAACGGGTTGTGTAAACAGGGTAAGCAACTGGAAGCAGCCCAATTACTTAAAAGGATGCCAGAAAGTGGTGTTAAACCCACAATCGAATCCTACAGTATCCTGATTGAGCAGCTACTAAAAGAATGTGCCTTTGATCATGCTTACAAGGTTTTTAATTTAATGGTTTCCATGGGACACAAGCCTGACGTCTGCATTTACACTTCGTTTCTGGTTGCATATTACAATGAAGGGAAATTGAAAGAAGCGGAAGATGTGATGGCTAAGATGGCAGAAGCGGGAGTTAGGCCAGATTTGATGGCCTATACAGTATTGATTGATGGCTATGGTCGTGCAGGATTATTAAATCGAGCCTTTGATGTGCTAAAATGTATGTTTGATGCTGGATATGAACCTTCTCATTATACCTATTCTGTTTTGATCAAACATTTGGCGCAAGGAGGACTTGATCTCAAAACAGAGGCCAGTTCCATCAATATTGCTGACGTGTGGAAAGTAGTGAAATATGAAACTTTGCTTAAACTCTTTGATAAAATGGGGGAACATGAATGTCCTCCAAATACAAACACTTTTAGTTCGCTTGCTATTGGACTCTGTAGAGAAGGACGCCTTGAGGAAGCTTCAAGGTTACTTGATCATATGCAGAGTCGCGGAATGTCTTCTTCTGAAGATATATACACCTCAATGGTAAAATGTTGTTGCAAGTTGAGAATGTATGAGGATGCAGCAAGATTTCTTGACACTATGCTTACCCAAGGTTTTTTACCACGCTTAGAGTCATACAAGCTCCTTATATGTGGATTATATGATGACGGGAACAATGATAAAGCTAAGGCAACCTTCTTCCGGCTTCTTGAAAGTGGGTACAATAATGATGAGGTAGCTTGGAAACTTCTAATTGATGGCTTACTTAAGAGGGGACTTGTAGATAGATGTTCTGAGCTGTTGGATATGATGGAGAAAAATGGTTCTCGGCTTAGTTCTCAGACATATACATTGCTGCTAGAGGGATTTGATAGAGCAGGCAACAAATAA